The Natrinema salifodinae genome includes a window with the following:
- the glmS gene encoding glutamine--fructose-6-phosphate transaminase (isomerizing), with amino-acid sequence MCGIIGRVGDGNALEPLLTGLENLEYRGYDSAGVAVQNGSGINVEKRSGKVEELKDSIGEPLSGKVGIGHTRWSTHGPPTDENAHPHTDESEDVAVVHNGIIENYVELRERLAENGYEFTSDTDTEVIPHLIQYYLDEGLDSELAFRRAIDELEGSYAVTAMVSGEHVLYAARQGSPLVVGMEDGEYFLASDVPAFLEYTDSVIYLEDGDVVIVDEDGVEFTDLDGDPIVREPETVEWDPEQAGKGEYDHFMLKEINEQPVSLAQAIEGRIDPINGRIALSDFEPGSFADVDSVQFVACGTSYHAALYGSLTLNQAGVQSTALLANEYSVSAPPIDDDTLVVAVTQSGETADTLNALRRANAEGAHTLTVTNVVGSTAAREADDALFIRAGPEIGVAATKTFSSQAVMLTLLAQRITDDLRGEPPTDLESLLSALDAMPGAIDNLLDDSDAAEIARRYRDSESYFFIGRGLGYPVALEGALKFKEITYEHAEGFASGELKHGPLALVTPDTPVFAIFTGQEDEKTLKNAEEAQTRGAPVIAVCPEDHPAVAIADDHLEIPETDPDLAGLHANVQLQLVSYYAADLLDRPIDKPRNLAKSVTVE; translated from the coding sequence ATGTGTGGAATCATCGGCCGTGTCGGCGACGGCAACGCCCTGGAACCGTTGCTGACGGGATTGGAGAACCTCGAGTATCGCGGCTACGACTCGGCCGGCGTCGCCGTCCAGAACGGCTCCGGCATCAACGTCGAGAAACGCTCCGGGAAGGTCGAGGAGTTGAAGGACTCGATCGGCGAACCTCTCAGCGGTAAAGTCGGGATCGGCCACACCCGCTGGAGCACCCACGGCCCGCCGACCGACGAGAACGCCCATCCGCACACCGACGAGAGCGAGGACGTCGCGGTCGTCCACAACGGCATCATCGAGAACTACGTCGAACTCCGGGAACGCCTCGCTGAGAACGGCTACGAGTTCACCAGCGACACCGACACCGAGGTCATTCCGCACCTCATCCAGTACTACCTCGACGAGGGCCTCGATAGCGAACTGGCGTTTCGCCGGGCGATCGACGAACTCGAGGGTAGCTACGCCGTCACTGCGATGGTCTCGGGCGAACACGTCCTCTACGCGGCCCGCCAGGGCTCCCCGCTGGTGGTCGGCATGGAGGACGGCGAGTACTTCCTCGCGAGCGACGTCCCGGCCTTCCTCGAGTACACGGACAGCGTCATCTACCTCGAGGACGGGGACGTCGTCATCGTCGACGAGGACGGCGTCGAGTTCACCGACCTCGACGGGGACCCGATCGTGCGCGAGCCCGAGACGGTCGAATGGGACCCCGAACAGGCTGGCAAGGGCGAGTACGATCACTTCATGCTCAAGGAGATCAACGAGCAGCCCGTCTCCCTGGCCCAGGCGATCGAGGGACGGATCGACCCCATCAACGGCCGGATCGCGCTGTCGGACTTCGAGCCCGGCAGCTTCGCCGACGTCGATAGCGTCCAGTTCGTCGCCTGTGGTACCTCCTACCACGCCGCGCTCTACGGCTCGCTCACGCTGAACCAGGCGGGCGTGCAGTCGACCGCGCTGCTGGCCAACGAGTACAGCGTCTCGGCGCCGCCGATCGACGACGACACGCTGGTGGTCGCGGTCACCCAGAGCGGGGAGACGGCTGACACGCTCAACGCGCTCCGGCGGGCCAACGCCGAAGGGGCGCACACGTTAACGGTGACAAACGTTGTCGGTTCGACGGCCGCTCGCGAGGCCGACGACGCGCTGTTCATCCGCGCCGGGCCGGAGATCGGCGTCGCCGCGACGAAGACGTTCTCCTCGCAGGCCGTCATGCTCACGCTGCTGGCTCAGCGCATCACCGACGACCTGCGGGGCGAACCGCCAACGGACCTCGAATCGCTCCTGTCGGCGCTCGATGCAATGCCCGGTGCCATCGACAACCTGCTCGACGACTCGGACGCCGCAGAGATCGCCAGGCGATACCGGGACAGCGAGTCGTACTTCTTCATCGGGCGCGGCCTGGGCTATCCGGTCGCGCTCGAAGGAGCCCTGAAGTTCAAGGAGATCACCTACGAGCACGCCGAGGGCTTCGCTTCCGGCGAGCTCAAACACGGCCCGCTGGCGCTGGTCACCCCCGACACGCCGGTGTTCGCCATCTTCACCGGTCAGGAGGACGAGAAGACGCTGAAAAACGCCGAGGAGGCCCAGACTCGTGGTGCGCCCGTGATCGCGGTCTGCCCCGAGGATCATCCGGCCGTCGCGATCGCCGACGACCATCTCGAGATTCCCGAGACCGATCCCGACCTGGCGGGACTGCACGCGAACGTCCAGCTCCAGTTGGTCTCGTACTACGCCGCGGACCTCCTCGATCGGCCGATCGACAAGCCGCGGAACTTGGCCAAGAGCGTCACGGTCGAGTGA
- the glmU gene encoding bifunctional sugar-1-phosphate nucleotidylyltransferase/acetyltransferase, with amino-acid sequence MKAIVLTAGEGTRIRPLSASRPKPMLPVADRPLAAHTVDAAVDAGADEIVLVVGYEAETVRGYFGEEYRGVPVSYAVQEEQAGTAHAVNTAREHIEGPFAVLNGDNLYDPAAIDRLFTECPAVCAAEVAHPRNYGVLSTTDGTITDIVEKPADPPTNLANAGAYAFPAEAREWLEVPASERGEHEITDVLARVIDRYAVTPVTLDRWLDVGRPWELLEANEWKLAELDRRIDGDVSDAAHVEGDVVVEAGATVKPGAVIEGPALIREGATVGPNAYVRGATLLGADVSVGNGVEVKNSVLMRDASVSHLSYVGDSVLGRDVNFGAGTNVANLRHDDDDIRFTVKGERVSTDRRKFGVVAGDGVKTGINTSLTPGLKLDTGATTRPGETVDRDR; translated from the coding sequence ATGAAAGCCATCGTTCTCACGGCAGGTGAGGGCACACGGATCAGACCGCTTTCCGCATCTCGACCGAAACCGATGCTGCCGGTCGCCGATCGACCGCTCGCGGCCCATACCGTCGACGCCGCCGTCGACGCCGGCGCCGACGAAATCGTGCTCGTCGTCGGGTACGAAGCCGAGACCGTCCGGGGGTACTTCGGCGAGGAATACCGGGGCGTCCCCGTCTCCTACGCCGTCCAGGAGGAACAGGCCGGGACGGCCCACGCCGTCAACACCGCTCGGGAACACATCGAGGGGCCGTTTGCCGTTCTGAACGGCGACAATCTCTACGATCCGGCCGCAATCGACCGCCTGTTCACGGAGTGTCCGGCGGTCTGCGCCGCCGAGGTCGCCCACCCGCGGAACTACGGCGTGCTGAGCACGACCGACGGAACGATTACTGACATCGTCGAAAAGCCCGCGGATCCGCCGACGAACCTCGCCAACGCCGGTGCCTACGCCTTCCCCGCCGAGGCCCGCGAGTGGCTCGAAGTCCCCGCCAGCGAGCGCGGCGAACACGAGATCACGGACGTGCTCGCCCGCGTCATCGACCGGTACGCGGTCACGCCGGTGACCCTCGACCGGTGGCTAGACGTCGGTCGACCCTGGGAACTGCTCGAGGCCAACGAGTGGAAGCTCGCCGAGCTCGACCGCCGGATCGACGGCGACGTCAGCGACGCCGCCCACGTCGAGGGCGACGTGGTCGTCGAGGCGGGCGCGACGGTGAAACCGGGCGCCGTGATCGAGGGTCCGGCGCTGATCCGCGAGGGTGCGACCGTCGGACCCAACGCCTACGTCCGCGGGGCGACGCTGCTCGGGGCGGACGTCTCCGTCGGGAACGGGGTCGAGGTGAAAAACAGCGTGCTCATGCGGGACGCGTCAGTCAGTCACCTCTCGTACGTCGGCGACAGCGTGCTCGGCCGGGACGTGAACTTCGGGGCGGGGACGAACGTGGCGAACCTCCGGCACGACGACGACGATATTCGCTTTACCGTCAAGGGCGAGCGCGTCTCGACCGACCGGCGGAAGTTCGGCGTCGTCGCCGGCGACGGGGTCAAAACCGGGATTAACACGAGTCTAACCCCCGGGCTGAAACTCGACACCGGTGCGACCACGCGTCCCGGCGAAACCGTCGACCGGGACCGATAG
- a CDS encoding helix-turn-helix domain-containing protein: MSIEITDTEESTDAETITDVSRATDAAGAVDTADADADGRSELRSEAEGGIVAQLRLDHPDLVLRPTLRRVPNVTVEPDYWTTVEPGRTLLFLTVYGSAFDEFESALETDPTVTEPVLADRYPDRRVYRVTLTDRAVTVTSATAAVGGRLLDLSSSRDGWLLQLRFPDRDRLVEFNDFCRERDISVTVDHLRVSDDEGDGVVALTDKQQELLTVAYEEGYFDVPRGISQDELADQLGVSKSAVSQRLRRAIGELCSATLS, encoded by the coding sequence GTGAGCATCGAGATCACCGACACCGAGGAGTCGACGGACGCCGAAACGATCACCGACGTTTCCCGCGCTACCGACGCGGCCGGCGCGGTCGACACGGCCGATGCGGACGCGGACGGCCGCTCCGAACTCCGGTCGGAAGCCGAGGGTGGGATCGTCGCCCAGCTCCGGCTCGATCACCCGGATCTGGTTCTGCGCCCGACCCTCCGGCGCGTCCCGAACGTCACCGTCGAACCGGACTACTGGACCACCGTCGAACCGGGCCGGACGCTCCTGTTTCTCACCGTCTACGGGAGCGCGTTCGACGAGTTCGAGTCCGCCCTAGAGACGGACCCGACCGTCACCGAACCGGTGCTGGCGGATCGGTACCCCGATCGACGAGTCTACCGGGTCACCCTCACCGACCGCGCGGTGACCGTCACGTCCGCGACCGCCGCGGTCGGCGGCCGCCTGCTCGATCTCTCGAGTTCCCGCGACGGCTGGCTGCTCCAGCTTCGGTTCCCCGACCGAGACCGGCTCGTCGAGTTCAACGACTTCTGTCGCGAGCGGGACATCTCGGTTACGGTCGACCACCTCCGAGTGTCCGACGACGAGGGCGACGGCGTCGTCGCCCTGACCGACAAGCAACAGGAACTGCTCACCGTCGCCTACGAGGAGGGATACTTCGACGTGCCGCGGGGTATCTCTCAGGACGAACTCGCCGATCAGCTCGGCGTTTCGAAGTCGGCCGTCTCCCAGCGACTGCGGCGGGCGATCGGGGAACTCTGTTCGGCGACGCTCTCCTGA
- a CDS encoding DUF7563 family protein: MSTDPSAKWTPMSSRQQTSAPRCVNCGNQVTRQFARVFGDNRDVVHACPDCATYREMKTSDFIPEEAR, encoded by the coding sequence ATGTCGACGGATCCATCCGCGAAGTGGACGCCCATGTCGTCCCGTCAGCAAACGAGCGCACCCCGTTGTGTTAACTGTGGCAACCAGGTGACCCGCCAGTTCGCCCGCGTCTTCGGCGACAACCGCGACGTCGTCCACGCCTGCCCCGACTGCGCCACCTATCGCGAGATGAAGACGTCGGATTTCATCCCTGAAGAAGCCAGATAA
- a CDS encoding cytochrome c biogenesis CcdA family protein translates to MVDAVETTSIVFALTSGIATFFSPCAYPLLPGYVGFYVSQTDGERASLGGALSRGLFAGLGVLVTFAALLGATFMLSYSTLSTVKWFEVLAGLILIAFGLVTAAGRAPSLSITLPKRRSSVLGFAIFGVGYALAAAGCVAPVFFGIVTRALSLPTGEATVLLGTYVGSIVALMVSLTVATGMGLVAGAGRFAAYSDPLKRVAGAVMIVAGIGQLYLAIVVLDAI, encoded by the coding sequence ATGGTCGACGCGGTGGAAACTACCTCGATCGTCTTCGCGCTGACCTCCGGCATCGCTACCTTCTTCTCCCCGTGTGCGTACCCGCTCCTGCCCGGCTACGTCGGCTTCTACGTGAGCCAGACCGACGGCGAGCGGGCGTCGCTGGGCGGCGCGCTGAGCCGCGGGCTGTTCGCCGGACTGGGCGTCCTGGTCACGTTCGCCGCCCTGCTCGGCGCCACCTTCATGCTCAGCTACTCGACGCTGTCGACCGTCAAGTGGTTCGAGGTGCTCGCCGGCCTGATCCTGATCGCGTTCGGCCTGGTGACCGCTGCCGGCCGCGCGCCGTCGCTCTCGATCACGCTCCCGAAGCGGCGCTCGAGCGTGCTCGGCTTCGCGATCTTCGGCGTCGGCTACGCGCTGGCCGCGGCCGGCTGCGTCGCGCCGGTGTTCTTCGGCATCGTCACCCGCGCACTGTCGCTGCCGACCGGCGAGGCGACGGTCCTCCTCGGGACGTACGTCGGGAGCATCGTCGCCCTCATGGTCTCGTTGACCGTCGCGACCGGCATGGGCCTGGTCGCCGGTGCCGGCCGGTTCGCGGCCTACTCCGACCCGCTGAAGCGGGTCGCAGGCGCGGTGATGATCGTCGCCGGGATCGGCCAGCTGTACCTCGCGATCGTCGTGCTCGACGCGATCTGA
- a CDS encoding DUF5786 family protein yields MGFGSYDESEQQEQTTSDEDVEAVNVHENDHEGKLSFESDLSTDELVSQLGSMKDEESED; encoded by the coding sequence ATGGGTTTTGGTAGCTACGACGAATCCGAGCAGCAAGAGCAGACGACTTCCGACGAGGACGTCGAGGCCGTCAACGTCCACGAAAACGACCACGAGGGCAAGCTGTCCTTCGAGTCCGACCTCTCGACGGACGAGCTGGTCTCCCAGCTCGGCTCGATGAAAGACGAGGAGTCCGAGGACTAA
- a CDS encoding TlpA family protein disulfide reductase encodes MRRRDVLAGLGSAGVLAGAGAVAAFGIPSGNDTNPKEGEAANESDESDDGSGGLIGRRHEPYEIETVDAPGSEAGTIQVPPPNEPLFIDFFGTWCDPCIKQMDALGAAHERVGDQITFLSVTHERVGQSLTEDELVAWWDEHDGHWTLGLDPTVELGARYWGTSYPTAVAIDASGRVRWHETGPKTADELVAGIERALDGEDEGEGDESNATEAE; translated from the coding sequence ATGCGCCGACGCGACGTCCTCGCCGGCCTGGGCAGCGCGGGCGTGCTCGCCGGCGCCGGCGCCGTCGCGGCCTTCGGTATTCCCTCCGGGAACGATACGAACCCCAAAGAGGGCGAGGCGGCGAACGAATCCGACGAGTCCGACGACGGCTCCGGCGGTCTCATCGGTCGCCGACACGAGCCCTACGAGATCGAGACGGTCGACGCGCCCGGAAGCGAGGCCGGCACGATACAAGTACCGCCCCCGAACGAGCCGCTGTTCATCGACTTCTTCGGGACCTGGTGCGATCCCTGTATTAAACAGATGGACGCGCTCGGCGCGGCCCACGAGCGAGTCGGCGACCAGATTACCTTCCTCTCCGTGACCCACGAACGGGTCGGCCAGTCGCTCACCGAGGACGAACTCGTCGCCTGGTGGGACGAACACGACGGGCACTGGACGCTCGGCCTCGATCCGACCGTAGAGCTTGGCGCCCGATACTGGGGGACGAGCTATCCGACCGCCGTGGCCATCGACGCGAGCGGCCGCGTCCGGTGGCACGAAACCGGACCGAAGACGGCGGACGAGCTCGTCGCTGGGATTGAACGGGCGCTCGACGGCGAGGACGAGGGCGAGGGAGACGAATCCAACGCGACCGAGGCCGAATAA
- a CDS encoding universal stress protein, whose protein sequence is MYQDLVLATDGSDAARRATDHAVELAAQLDATLHVVSVSEDGPQAEGQQDRLRNDPEEQAAAAAEEAEEMAAGAGVETTSSIRHGVPQEQIVDFAETNPVDMIVVGTAGRSGLDHLISGSVAEEIVRNAPVPVVTVRSDT, encoded by the coding sequence ATGTACCAGGACTTGGTGCTCGCGACGGACGGGAGCGACGCCGCCCGTCGAGCGACCGATCACGCGGTCGAGCTCGCGGCGCAACTCGACGCGACGCTGCACGTGGTGTCGGTCTCGGAGGACGGTCCGCAGGCCGAAGGGCAACAGGACCGCTTACGGAACGATCCGGAAGAGCAAGCGGCCGCGGCCGCCGAGGAGGCCGAAGAGATGGCGGCGGGAGCGGGCGTCGAGACGACGTCGTCGATCCGCCACGGCGTCCCGCAGGAACAGATCGTCGACTTCGCGGAGACGAACCCGGTCGACATGATCGTCGTCGGGACGGCCGGCCGATCCGGCCTCGATCACCTGATCTCGGGCAGCGTCGCCGAGGAGATCGTCCGGAACGCGCCGGTTCCCGTCGTTACGGTCCGGTCGGATACCTGA
- a CDS encoding SCO family protein: protein MDRRTYLGSLGATGLASVAGCLGDTLGGSGGDDGDGDTDTDDRVDDSDTVLGFADERRGDPSYPIHGEEFPSFSIQNPLAGESVSLDDFVGERSFLITYFFTSCPDGVCPMLLQHFNRVQKDAAESGYEDDIALLAVTFDPERDTPDALETYGAQQGIDYEADNWHFLRPENNDDALTLVNDTFGVPVKQVEDGEHADHDSSDHDHGEYTFTHSALVELVNDRGIVERAYPSAATQREAVNTEVIVEDTRTVVGVDE from the coding sequence ATGGACCGGCGGACCTATCTCGGCTCACTCGGGGCGACAGGACTCGCGAGCGTCGCCGGCTGTCTCGGCGATACCCTCGGCGGCTCTGGCGGGGACGACGGTGACGGAGACACCGATACCGACGATCGCGTCGACGACTCCGATACCGTCCTCGGATTTGCGGACGAGCGCCGCGGCGATCCGTCGTACCCGATCCACGGCGAGGAGTTCCCGTCGTTTTCGATTCAGAACCCGCTCGCGGGCGAATCGGTCTCGCTGGACGATTTCGTCGGCGAGCGCTCGTTCCTGATAACGTACTTCTTCACATCTTGCCCCGACGGCGTGTGTCCGATGTTGCTCCAACACTTCAACCGGGTACAGAAAGACGCCGCCGAGAGCGGGTACGAGGACGATATCGCCCTGCTCGCGGTGACGTTCGACCCCGAGCGTGACACGCCCGACGCTCTCGAAACGTACGGCGCCCAACAGGGGATCGACTACGAGGCCGACAACTGGCACTTCCTCCGGCCGGAGAACAACGACGACGCCCTGACGCTCGTCAACGACACCTTCGGCGTCCCGGTCAAGCAAGTCGAGGACGGCGAGCACGCTGACCACGACTCGTCGGACCACGACCACGGCGAGTACACGTTCACCCACTCGGCCCTCGTCGAACTCGTCAACGACCGCGGGATCGTCGAGCGCGCGTACCCGAGTGCGGCGACCCAGCGCGAGGCGGTTAACACCGAAGTGATCGTCGAGGACACGCGAACGGTCGTGGGGGTGGACGAGTAG
- a CDS encoding bacterio-opsin activator domain-containing protein, producing MSDSTATVVGDALCVLVVGDSESADDATDALAAGLGGAAVLRERTVADALDRLADRRVHCLVCPFAADRTAPSDATLERLAARTDERPIVAVTAGVDADRALEIGATDVVDRDASPAVVAARVRNAAEREHYRTAASRADRSHRSILEHAAAVVWVLDADGEIEYASPAVEAQFGYTPAELERTSLPGLVHPDDRETARDVLASVAAAPLGTSERATLRLGRSDGTWRVAALTCTNRLADPTVEGIVVTVTAESDAASTAPGESDGVRAAADRLGNPFFALGQRDEIRYANPAAMRLFAGPGPDDDGGSSTVDAPDGPADLTGTVVWALLPDSVAETVYERVREAQTTGSVVEFEVPDPADGRASPLAVSVHPARDGDDGVSVYAREQPTDATSPVRDRLDLLESVVDALDDGVAVLEDDGEGESENGGETIRLANPALLELADADALVGRGLDAVFDDDLAAAIRERARSPVVRWMDPVTGDLVTDGDAGTDGAARIPVDVFVAPLSDPDRTLCVVRDRRDSAAAALSILSRAVTALRGVETPAAVRETVVDAVRDYVAADVAAWYVADDRLRPAAVTVADRIADGESGIDLPSIDPEGTPLVDPTERSERAERGEPTVYDGAALAGALVRAGLRAERVLAVPIGERGVVLATSTEPMAFEGVDLEPVAALSDAATGALDGLERAADLRSCRRDRSRLATVADRTTRLWAAERSFFDADTRDAVERRLCEAVLSLSPLESDAELELAWCGRVDDGRETITPAAWAGRDGEFLESLSVPLGETDAPTGIAAATSESVDIADLDDLAFDEPGRPAEDDRAWRRRALERGFRSVLCVPIASGGVRHGTLTVYADRPSAFDDRTERACEHLAGIAGAAIGTIETTRALLADGITELEVALRDETEPLSAIARRLGRRIDVRSVIPRSSGGSTVFCTVSETDSDAVRDAIESLSAVESIASVSPTNGETALELVLTDDTVARAVADAGGVLRSLAPVDDRARLTIELGTPVAVRSFVRALERTYPGTELVARRERDRPLRSTRPKPFDDLAAHLSERQRRTLEAAYYGGFFEWPRERTGEEVAESLGVSQPTFSRHLRLAQRKLFALLFDETQD from the coding sequence ATGAGCGACAGCACCGCAACCGTCGTCGGCGACGCGCTGTGCGTGCTTGTCGTCGGCGACTCGGAATCCGCCGACGACGCGACGGACGCGCTCGCCGCGGGACTCGGCGGCGCCGCAGTGCTCCGGGAGCGAACGGTCGCGGACGCCCTCGATCGACTCGCCGATCGTCGGGTCCACTGTCTCGTCTGTCCGTTCGCGGCCGATCGAACTGCCCCATCCGACGCGACGCTCGAGCGGCTCGCGGCCCGCACCGACGAGCGTCCGATCGTCGCCGTCACCGCCGGCGTCGACGCCGACCGGGCGCTCGAGATCGGCGCGACCGACGTCGTCGATCGCGACGCGTCCCCCGCGGTCGTGGCCGCCCGCGTCAGGAACGCCGCCGAGCGCGAGCACTACCGAACCGCCGCGTCGCGGGCGGACCGTAGCCACCGCTCGATCCTTGAGCACGCCGCGGCGGTCGTCTGGGTCCTCGACGCGGACGGCGAGATCGAGTACGCCAGCCCGGCGGTCGAAGCACAATTCGGGTACACGCCGGCCGAACTCGAGCGAACGTCGCTCCCCGGGCTCGTCCATCCGGACGATCGCGAGACGGCCCGCGACGTCCTCGCGTCCGTCGCCGCGGCCCCGCTCGGGACGAGCGAGCGGGCCACCCTGCGGCTCGGCCGCTCCGACGGCACCTGGCGCGTCGCGGCGCTGACCTGCACGAACCGGCTCGCTGACCCGACGGTCGAAGGGATCGTCGTCACCGTCACCGCCGAGTCGGACGCAGCGTCGACGGCACCAGGCGAATCGGACGGCGTCCGCGCGGCCGCGGATCGGCTCGGAAATCCCTTTTTTGCGCTCGGACAGCGCGACGAGATTCGATACGCCAATCCGGCGGCGATGCGGTTGTTCGCCGGCCCGGGACCCGACGACGATGGAGGATCGAGTACCGTCGACGCGCCCGACGGCCCGGCCGATTTGACCGGTACCGTCGTCTGGGCCCTCCTCCCCGACAGCGTCGCCGAGACGGTCTACGAGCGGGTCCGCGAGGCCCAGACGACCGGCTCCGTCGTCGAGTTCGAGGTGCCGGACCCCGCCGACGGGCGTGCGTCGCCCCTCGCCGTTTCCGTTCATCCTGCCCGCGACGGTGACGACGGTGTGTCCGTCTACGCGCGCGAGCAGCCCACCGACGCGACCTCGCCGGTCCGGGACCGCCTCGATCTCCTCGAATCGGTTGTCGACGCGCTCGACGACGGGGTCGCCGTTCTCGAGGACGACGGGGAGGGCGAAAGCGAGAACGGGGGCGAGACGATCCGCCTGGCCAACCCGGCGCTGCTGGAACTCGCCGACGCGGACGCGCTCGTCGGTCGCGGCCTCGACGCGGTCTTCGACGACGACCTGGCGGCGGCGATCCGCGAGCGCGCCCGATCGCCGGTCGTCCGGTGGATGGACCCTGTCACCGGCGACCTCGTGACCGACGGGGATGCGGGAACCGACGGCGCCGCGCGGATCCCGGTCGACGTCTTCGTGGCTCCGCTGTCCGATCCCGATCGAACGCTCTGCGTGGTCCGCGACAGGCGCGACTCCGCGGCCGCGGCGCTGTCGATCCTCAGCCGGGCCGTCACCGCCCTCCGCGGCGTTGAGACGCCGGCCGCCGTCCGCGAGACCGTCGTCGATGCCGTTCGCGACTACGTCGCTGCGGACGTCGCCGCCTGGTACGTCGCCGACGACCGGCTCCGGCCGGCGGCGGTCACGGTGGCGGACCGAATCGCGGACGGCGAGTCGGGGATCGACCTCCCGTCGATCGATCCCGAGGGCACGCCGCTGGTCGACCCGACGGAGCGCAGCGAGCGCGCAGAACGCGGCGAGCCGACCGTCTACGACGGGGCGGCGCTCGCCGGCGCGCTCGTTCGCGCCGGGCTCCGCGCCGAGCGGGTCCTGGCCGTCCCGATCGGCGAGCGCGGCGTCGTCCTCGCGACCAGCACGGAGCCGATGGCCTTCGAGGGGGTCGATCTCGAGCCGGTCGCGGCGCTGTCGGACGCCGCGACCGGCGCGCTCGACGGCCTCGAGCGCGCCGCCGACCTCCGATCGTGTCGCCGCGATCGATCCCGACTCGCGACCGTCGCCGACCGGACGACCCGACTGTGGGCCGCCGAGCGGTCGTTTTTCGACGCCGACACGCGCGACGCGGTCGAACGACGGCTCTGCGAAGCGGTGCTCTCGTTGTCGCCCCTCGAGTCGGACGCCGAACTCGAACTCGCCTGGTGCGGTCGCGTCGACGACGGCCGCGAGACGATCACCCCGGCCGCGTGGGCCGGCCGCGACGGCGAGTTCCTCGAGTCGCTGTCGGTCCCGCTCGGGGAGACCGACGCGCCGACGGGGATCGCCGCGGCGACCAGTGAGTCTGTCGATATCGCGGATCTCGATGATCTTGCATTCGACGAGCCGGGCCGGCCGGCCGAGGACGACCGAGCCTGGCGCCGGCGCGCGCTCGAGCGCGGGTTCCGCTCCGTCCTGTGCGTCCCGATCGCGTCCGGCGGCGTTCGCCACGGGACGCTCACCGTCTACGCCGACCGGCCGTCGGCGTTCGACGACCGCACCGAGCGCGCCTGCGAGCACCTCGCGGGGATCGCCGGCGCCGCGATCGGGACGATCGAGACGACCCGCGCGCTGCTCGCCGATGGAATCACCGAACTCGAGGTCGCCCTCCGGGACGAGACGGAGCCGCTGTCGGCGATCGCCCGCCGGCTCGGTCGGCGGATCGACGTGCGATCCGTGATCCCCCGGTCGTCCGGCGGCTCGACGGTATTCTGTACGGTCTCCGAGACCGATTCGGACGCGGTTCGCGACGCGATCGAGTCGCTGTCGGCGGTCGAATCGATCGCGAGCGTCAGTCCGACGAACGGCGAGACGGCCCTCGAACTCGTCCTGACCGACGACACCGTCGCGCGGGCGGTCGCGGACGCCGGCGGCGTCCTCCGCTCGCTCGCTCCCGTCGACGATCGGGCCAGGCTCACGATCGAACTCGGAACCCCCGTCGCCGTTCGGTCGTTCGTCCGCGCGCTCGAACGGACGTACCCCGGCACGGAACTGGTTGCGCGCCGGGAACGCGATCGGCCGCTGCGGTCGACCCGCCCGAAACCGTTCGACGACCTGGCGGCTCACCTCTCGGAGCGACAGCGGCGGACGCTCGAGGCGGCCTACTACGGCGGCTTCTTCGAGTGGCCCCGCGAGCGCACCGGCGAGGAAGTCGCTGAGTCGCTGGGTGTCTCCCAGCCGACGTTCAGTCGTCACCTCCGCCTGGCCCAGCGAAAGCTGTTCGCGCTGTTGTTCGATGAGACCCAGGACTGA